The proteins below come from a single Bartonella schoenbuchensis R1 genomic window:
- the rpmG gene encoding 50S ribosomal protein L33 has product MAKAATIKIKLLSTADTGFFYVTKKNSRTMTDKMSKRKYDPIARKHVEFKETKIK; this is encoded by the coding sequence ATGGCTAAAGCAGCAACTATTAAAATTAAGCTTTTGTCAACTGCAGATACTGGTTTTTTCTATGTAACAAAGAAAAATAGCCGCACAATGACAGACAAAATGAGCAAACGTAAATATGACCCAATTGCTAGAAAACACGTTGAGTTTAAAGAAACAAAAATCAAGTAA
- the rnr gene encoding ribonuclease R codes for MVKGQKKTKYLQSSYTERLPNKAEILSFITDNPNLLNKREIAKAFNLKGDSRRWLKDMLDQLKDPSSISKKHKKITTQERLPPVTLVKISASDNNGGFIAHPLEWKGDLTPNIEIPPRYIKGVSISLGDHCLVKIFRNKTPQSFSYTGRIIRKINKQERTMLGIVKKLENNQWQLCSIDRKTNDLIIETPLDVDIKSGDLVEAEIRKNTAYRSKNAKVKNVLGSIDSEKALSMIALISKGIPYVFPEEVLKQAKDAKPIVSTTNREDWRQLPFITIDPPDAKDHDDAVYAVKDEDPANNDGWIVTVAIADVSYYVKTGSALDQEALKRGNSVYFPDCVVPMLPEYISNNLCSLLEGKDRPALAVRMIFDANGNKRKHSFHRIIMRTVAKLSYQEVQCAIEGNTNEKTAPLLENILQPLWRAYTKLKIARNRRKPLELEVPEKKIILDQNGRIKDVVVPPHLEAHRLIEEFMIQANVAAAETLKEHHQPFIYRVHDKPSLAKQEILQNFLQSLGISFSRKAELTSERFNNILTQVINTQQQELVNQVILRSQSQAEYNPENIGHFGLNLHNYTHFTSPIRRYADLIVHRALIKALQLGDDKLTDSQEQNLTAIAIQISAYERRAMMAERETVDRLVAHYLANKIGHSFKGRISGVTKAGLFISLDKLNADGFVPISTLKRDYYHFDETQHTLIGKWSCKGYQLGDEVEVKLIEVQPLAGALCFEILTQPHSFTFSSIPYRKNKFTAKKRERNSYKQRRY; via the coding sequence TTGGTTAAAGGTCAGAAAAAAACAAAATATCTTCAGTCTTCTTATACTGAACGACTACCTAATAAAGCAGAAATTTTGTCCTTTATTACTGATAATCCTAACCTATTAAATAAACGCGAAATCGCTAAGGCTTTTAATTTAAAAGGCGATTCTCGCCGTTGGTTGAAAGATATGCTCGATCAGTTGAAGGATCCTAGCTCTATATCAAAAAAACATAAGAAAATAACGACTCAAGAAAGACTGCCGCCTGTTACTTTAGTTAAAATAAGTGCATCAGATAATAATGGCGGTTTTATTGCACACCCTCTTGAATGGAAGGGTGATTTAACGCCAAATATTGAAATACCTCCTCGCTATATAAAAGGAGTCAGTATTAGTCTTGGAGATCACTGTCTTGTAAAAATTTTTCGAAATAAGACCCCTCAAAGTTTTTCCTATACAGGGCGTATTATACGCAAAATTAATAAGCAAGAAAGGACTATGCTTGGCATAGTAAAAAAATTAGAAAATAACCAATGGCAGCTTTGTTCTATAGACCGTAAAACTAATGACCTAATTATTGAAACACCCTTAGATGTTGATATAAAATCGGGTGATCTCGTTGAAGCTGAAATTAGAAAAAATACAGCTTACAGATCAAAAAACGCAAAAGTAAAAAATGTTTTGGGATCTATCGATAGTGAAAAAGCACTTTCAATGATTGCGCTTATTTCAAAAGGAATTCCTTATGTTTTTCCTGAAGAGGTCTTGAAGCAAGCTAAAGATGCAAAACCTATTGTCAGCACAACAAATCGTGAAGATTGGCGACAGTTACCGTTTATTACAATTGATCCACCAGATGCAAAAGACCATGACGATGCCGTTTATGCCGTAAAAGATGAAGATCCTGCAAATAACGATGGTTGGATTGTCACTGTAGCAATCGCAGATGTCTCTTATTATGTGAAAACAGGAAGTGCTTTAGACCAAGAAGCATTGAAACGAGGCAATTCTGTTTATTTTCCTGATTGCGTTGTACCAATGCTTCCTGAATACATCTCTAATAATTTATGCTCTCTTCTTGAAGGAAAAGACAGGCCTGCTTTAGCTGTTCGTATGATTTTTGATGCAAATGGCAACAAACGCAAACATAGTTTCCACCGTATTATTATGCGTACGGTAGCTAAACTATCCTATCAAGAAGTACAATGTGCAATTGAAGGAAATACAAATGAAAAAACAGCCCCTCTTCTTGAGAATATCTTGCAACCATTGTGGAGAGCTTATACCAAACTCAAAATTGCACGCAATCGTCGAAAACCACTTGAATTAGAGGTACCAGAAAAAAAGATCATTCTTGATCAAAATGGGCGCATTAAAGATGTCGTGGTTCCACCTCATCTAGAAGCACATCGTTTAATTGAAGAATTTATGATACAAGCTAATGTTGCAGCCGCGGAAACATTAAAAGAACATCATCAGCCCTTTATTTATCGCGTTCATGACAAACCATCTCTCGCAAAACAAGAAATACTACAGAACTTTCTTCAGAGTTTAGGGATATCATTTTCTCGAAAAGCAGAACTTACATCAGAACGATTCAATAATATTCTTACGCAAGTCATTAATACACAACAACAGGAATTGGTTAATCAGGTTATTTTACGCTCACAATCTCAAGCTGAATATAATCCTGAAAATATAGGTCACTTTGGCTTAAATCTGCATAACTATACACATTTTACATCACCAATCCGTCGTTATGCTGATTTAATTGTTCATCGAGCGCTTATTAAAGCCCTGCAATTAGGTGACGACAAACTAACAGATTCACAAGAACAAAATTTAACAGCAATTGCCATACAAATCTCTGCATATGAACGCCGTGCAATGATGGCTGAAAGAGAAACTGTTGATCGGCTTGTTGCACATTATTTGGCTAATAAAATAGGCCATTCATTTAAAGGTCGCATTTCTGGAGTTACAAAAGCAGGTCTTTTTATTTCACTTGATAAACTAAATGCAGACGGCTTTGTGCCCATTTCCACACTTAAACGCGATTACTATCATTTTGATGAAACACAACATACCCTTATAGGAAAATGGAGTTGCAAAGGCTATCAACTTGGCGACGAGGTAGAGGTAAAGCTTATAGAAGTACAGCCTCTTGCTGGTGCTTTATGTTTTGAAATATTAACGCAACCTCATTCGTTTACTTTTTCATCCATTCCCTATCGTAAAAACAAATTTACAGCAAAAAAACGGGAACGTAATTCCTATAAACAAAGACGATATTGA
- the topA gene encoding type I DNA topoisomerase has translation MDIVIVESPAKAKTINKYLGPQYKVVASFGHVRDLSAKDGSVLPDQDFAMKWDVDTASAKRLNEIAKAVKEADSLILATDPDREGEAISWHILDVLNQKKVLKDKPVKRVVFNAITKKSVLDAMNNPRDIDISLVDAYLARRALDYLVGFTLSPVLWRKLPGSRSAGRVQSVALRIICDRESEIEHFIKEDYWSITTSLKTIRDDNFYARLVAFNQEKLGKLDIKSLEQAEKIRSMLEEAEYRTLNVEAKPIKRNPSPPFTTSTLQQAASSKLGFSPSRTMRIAQKLYEGVEINGETSGLITYMRTDGVQMATEAIDSARKVIKESFGNNYVPEKPRFYSTKAKNAQEAHEAIRPTDFQRNPNQIRNFLDSDQAKLYELIWKRAIASQMCSAEIERTTVEIQAIQGKNNANLRATGSVIRFDGFISAYTDQRDEENSEDDESARLPHINANEALTKEKVEVTQHTTEPPPRYSEASLIKKLEELGIGRPSTYASILAILSERGYTVTDKRKLVPDAKGRIVTAFLESFFNRYVEYDFTANLEEKLDLISDGKLAWKDVLHDFWNEFNASVTDIQKLRITHVLDALNVILAPLAFPTREDGSDPRSCPLCTNGQLSLKLGRYGAFVGCSNYPECKYTRQLGIDTEEESEAVRSDEPLVLGVDHETGKDIFLCTGRFGSYIQLGQDKGAKRVGLPKEWARKNIDLNQALSLLSLPREIGVHPETGKIITATIGRYGPYLSHDGKSANLSDINEVFEIGINRAVTVLAEKQENKTKRGRITPEALITLGEHPEGGTVTVRDGRYGLYVNWGKINATLPKDKDPADVTLSEALDLLLAKASTPKKGQRVNRKK, from the coding sequence ATGGATATCGTTATCGTCGAATCTCCAGCTAAAGCAAAGACAATTAATAAATATCTTGGACCTCAATATAAAGTAGTAGCATCATTTGGGCATGTGCGTGATTTGTCTGCAAAAGATGGCTCGGTTCTACCTGATCAAGATTTTGCCATGAAATGGGATGTCGATACTGCTTCTGCAAAACGTTTAAATGAAATAGCAAAAGCAGTTAAAGAAGCTGATAGTCTTATTTTGGCAACAGACCCCGACCGTGAAGGGGAAGCCATTTCATGGCACATTCTTGATGTTCTTAATCAAAAAAAAGTTTTAAAGGATAAACCTGTTAAACGGGTTGTTTTCAACGCAATCACTAAAAAATCTGTACTTGATGCTATGAATAATCCGCGTGATATTGATATATCGCTCGTTGATGCTTACCTTGCGCGCCGCGCTCTTGATTATCTGGTTGGTTTTACACTTTCACCTGTTTTATGGCGTAAACTACCAGGTTCCCGTTCAGCTGGTCGTGTTCAATCGGTTGCTTTACGTATTATTTGCGATCGCGAATCAGAAATAGAACATTTCATTAAAGAAGATTACTGGTCGATTACAACATCCTTAAAAACGATTCGAGATGATAATTTTTACGCGCGACTGGTAGCATTTAACCAAGAAAAACTTGGAAAGCTTGATATTAAATCCTTAGAACAAGCAGAAAAAATCCGCTCCATGCTGGAGGAGGCAGAATATCGTACTTTAAATGTTGAAGCAAAACCTATAAAAAGAAATCCTTCCCCACCATTTACAACATCCACGTTACAGCAAGCTGCCTCTTCAAAATTAGGTTTCTCTCCTTCTCGTACTATGCGAATTGCACAAAAACTTTATGAAGGTGTTGAAATTAATGGTGAAACATCAGGTCTTATCACTTATATGCGTACAGATGGTGTACAAATGGCAACAGAAGCCATTGATTCAGCACGAAAAGTGATTAAAGAATCCTTTGGTAATAACTATGTTCCTGAAAAACCACGTTTTTATTCAACAAAAGCAAAAAATGCACAAGAAGCGCATGAAGCTATTCGCCCAACAGATTTTCAACGCAACCCCAATCAAATACGCAATTTTCTTGATAGTGATCAAGCAAAATTATATGAATTGATATGGAAACGCGCTATTGCAAGCCAAATGTGTTCTGCTGAAATTGAACGTACAACAGTCGAAATTCAAGCGATTCAAGGAAAAAATAATGCAAATTTGCGTGCAACAGGGTCTGTTATTCGCTTTGATGGTTTTATTTCTGCCTATACCGATCAACGAGATGAAGAAAATAGTGAAGATGATGAATCAGCGCGCCTACCCCACATCAACGCTAATGAAGCACTAACAAAAGAAAAAGTTGAGGTAACTCAACACACTACAGAGCCCCCTCCCCGTTATTCTGAAGCTTCATTAATCAAAAAACTTGAAGAATTGGGTATTGGTCGCCCTTCAACTTATGCCTCTATATTAGCGATACTTTCTGAACGTGGCTATACTGTAACTGATAAACGAAAGCTTGTTCCTGATGCTAAAGGACGTATTGTCACAGCTTTTCTTGAAAGTTTCTTTAACCGTTATGTAGAGTACGACTTTACAGCAAATCTTGAAGAAAAACTCGATCTTATATCGGATGGAAAACTAGCTTGGAAAGATGTTTTACATGACTTTTGGAATGAATTTAATGCATCCGTTACCGATATCCAGAAATTGCGTATAACGCATGTCCTTGATGCCTTAAACGTAATATTAGCACCTCTTGCTTTTCCTACGCGTGAAGATGGAAGTGATCCCCGATCTTGTCCTCTTTGTACAAATGGCCAGTTATCGCTAAAATTAGGGCGTTATGGTGCATTTGTTGGCTGTTCCAATTATCCTGAATGCAAATATACACGCCAACTTGGTATAGATACAGAAGAAGAAAGTGAAGCTGTCCGCAGTGACGAGCCTCTTGTACTTGGCGTTGATCATGAAACGGGAAAAGATATCTTTCTTTGCACTGGTCGCTTTGGTTCATATATTCAACTTGGTCAAGATAAAGGAGCAAAACGTGTAGGGCTACCAAAAGAGTGGGCAAGAAAAAATATTGATCTTAATCAAGCCCTATCTTTGCTATCTCTTCCCCGTGAAATTGGAGTTCACCCTGAAACAGGAAAAATAATCACAGCCACAATTGGGCGATATGGCCCCTATCTTTCTCATGACGGAAAATCTGCAAATCTTTCTGATATCAATGAAGTTTTTGAAATTGGTATCAACCGTGCTGTTACAGTGTTAGCTGAAAAACAAGAAAATAAAACAAAACGGGGCCGGATAACACCTGAAGCACTGATCACATTAGGTGAGCACCCAGAAGGTGGAACTGTCACTGTGCGCGATGGACGTTATGGTTTGTATGTAAATTGGGGAAAAATTAATGCCACATTACCAAAAGATAAAGACCCCGCTGATGTAACACTTTCAGAAGCATTAGACCTTCTCTTAGCCAAAGCATCCACCCCTAAAAAAGGGCAAAGAGTGAATAGGAAAAAATAG
- the dprA gene encoding DNA-processing protein DprA, protein MGKKVRLALKTEINKGIPLTDHQRLNWLRLLRSENVGPVTFRNLIDHYKTAENALAVLPELSRKGGRCAPIRIATLEDAEKEMQKAEKLGIRFVGVGEPDYPAYLKVTEASPPLITIKGNVSVFHKSSVGIIGSRNASAAGKKLTAQFSHFLGNAGFITISGLARGIDSIAHQTSLKTGTVAVMAGGIDHIYPPENKKLYDDIITNGGAIISEMPVGWKPRAIDFPRRNRIIAGLSLGLLVTEAAMRSGSLITARQAVEIGRLIFAIPGSPLDPRSVGTNNLIKEGALLVTHPSDIIETLTPLVSNTVSSQLNLFEKEYPIQFQQEGFSLPNTETDKSASTRNDSERLAVLSALSTTPIDLDTLSSHSNIPLQNLYLLLVELELAGKLIRHSDGCVSLSALNPPQAPQSY, encoded by the coding sequence TTGGGAAAGAAAGTAAGATTGGCACTAAAAACAGAAATAAATAAAGGGATTCCACTTACTGATCATCAACGTTTAAACTGGTTGCGGTTATTACGTAGTGAGAATGTTGGGCCTGTTACTTTTCGTAATTTAATTGATCATTATAAAACAGCAGAAAATGCTTTGGCTGTACTTCCTGAGCTTAGTAGAAAAGGTGGTCGTTGTGCACCTATTCGAATAGCAACGTTAGAAGATGCTGAAAAAGAGATGCAAAAAGCTGAAAAATTGGGTATTCGTTTTGTCGGCGTAGGAGAACCAGATTATCCAGCATATCTTAAGGTAACAGAAGCCTCCCCACCACTCATTACTATCAAAGGCAATGTTTCAGTTTTTCATAAATCCTCCGTTGGGATTATTGGCTCTCGAAACGCTTCGGCAGCAGGTAAGAAGCTAACTGCTCAATTTTCTCATTTTCTTGGTAACGCTGGTTTTATAACCATTTCTGGACTTGCACGTGGAATTGATAGTATTGCTCACCAAACAAGTTTAAAAACAGGTACCGTTGCAGTTATGGCTGGCGGAATTGATCATATCTATCCTCCTGAAAATAAAAAACTTTATGATGATATTATCACGAATGGTGGAGCAATTATTAGTGAAATGCCTGTTGGTTGGAAACCACGTGCTATCGATTTTCCAAGAAGAAATCGTATTATTGCAGGTTTATCGCTTGGCCTCTTAGTAACAGAAGCAGCTATGCGGTCAGGATCCTTAATTACAGCCCGTCAAGCTGTTGAAATAGGACGATTAATTTTTGCCATTCCCGGTTCTCCACTTGATCCAAGATCAGTTGGTACAAATAATCTTATTAAAGAAGGTGCTTTATTGGTTACACACCCTTCTGATATTATAGAAACACTTACACCATTAGTCTCAAATACTGTAAGTTCTCAGCTCAATCTTTTTGAAAAAGAATATCCAATTCAATTTCAACAGGAAGGTTTTAGTTTACCTAATACAGAAACTGATAAATCTGCTTCTACTAGAAATGATTCAGAACGCCTAGCTGTCCTTTCAGCTCTTTCAACAACTCCAATTGATCTAGATACATTAAGTAGTCATTCAAATATTCCCTTACAAAACCTTTACCTCTTATTAGTTGAACTTGAACTTGCTGGGAAGCTTATTCGACACTCTGACGGTTGTGTGTCATTGTCGGCGTTGAATCCTCCCCAAGCCCCTCAGAGTTATTAA
- the plsY gene encoding glycerol-3-phosphate 1-O-acyltransferase PlsY, with amino-acid sequence MNEIEVLFQVHIGFIFLISYLIGSIPFGLLFTRFAKLGDIRTIGSGNIGTTNVLRTGNKTIAALTFLCDMLKGTIVILIAKLLIYPAGSSIPVEHSIIVILAGFFAFLGHIFPIWLKFKGGKGVATYLGVCLGFYWPSAVVFVIIWIGIFLFTHYSSLSGLIAVIIVPIFIYFFSPYFYAHCIIVIMSILVIIKHHTNISRLLVGKESKIGTKNRNK; translated from the coding sequence ATGAATGAAATAGAAGTGCTCTTTCAAGTTCATATAGGATTTATTTTTCTGATATCTTATCTCATCGGTTCTATCCCATTTGGACTGCTTTTCACACGCTTTGCTAAACTTGGCGATATAAGGACAATTGGCTCTGGAAATATTGGAACGACAAATGTTTTACGTACAGGAAATAAGACAATTGCAGCTCTTACTTTTCTTTGCGATATGCTAAAAGGAACTATTGTTATCCTAATTGCAAAACTTCTAATCTATCCAGCAGGAAGCAGTATTCCAGTAGAACACAGTATTATTGTTATTCTAGCTGGCTTTTTTGCTTTCTTAGGACACATTTTCCCCATATGGCTTAAATTTAAAGGTGGCAAAGGTGTTGCTACTTATCTAGGTGTATGCTTAGGGTTTTACTGGCCATCAGCAGTTGTTTTTGTCATCATCTGGATAGGAATTTTTCTATTTACGCATTATTCTTCATTATCCGGGCTTATTGCTGTTATTATTGTTCCAATTTTTATTTATTTTTTTTCTCCTTACTTCTATGCTCATTGCATAATAGTAATAATGAGCATACTTGTAATTATAAAACATCACACGAATATCAGTAGATTATTAGTTGGGAAAGAAAGTAAGATTGGCACTAAAAACAGAAATAAATAA
- a CDS encoding dihydroorotase, whose protein sequence is MTKPMVFQNARIVDPSRAIDEIGTVIIENGLIIAAGKEALNQGTPEGAEIIDAQNKAILPGLVDARVFVGEPGAEHRETIASASQSAAAGGITSFLMMPDTQPVIDNVALVEFITRTAHETSLVNIYPVAAITQGLGGQEIAEFGLLKNAGAIAFSEGKKTLQNSSVMRRAMTYARDFDVTLIHETQDKDLTGQGVMNEGLLASWLGLCGIPREAEIIPLERDLRLAALTQARYHAAQISTAMSADAIRLAKQNNTKISAGVSINHLSLNENDVGEYRTFFRLMPPLRAEEDRIAMIEAIKDGTVDIIVSSHDPQDVDTKRLPFQDAQAGAIGMETLLSVALLLYHNEMISLLRLTELLSTAPAKLFGLNAGTLIKGANADLILVDLDEPWILSSDMLHSRSKNTPFENTHFQGRVIQTLVKGQSVFKLDQQIK, encoded by the coding sequence ATGACAAAACCAATGGTTTTTCAAAACGCTCGTATTGTTGATCCTTCGCGTGCAATTGACGAAATTGGTACAGTTATTATTGAAAATGGACTGATTATAGCAGCTGGCAAAGAAGCTTTAAATCAAGGAACACCCGAAGGTGCAGAAATTATTGATGCGCAAAATAAAGCGATTCTACCTGGACTTGTTGATGCACGAGTTTTTGTTGGTGAGCCAGGAGCTGAGCACCGTGAAACAATCGCTTCAGCTAGCCAATCTGCGGCAGCAGGAGGTATTACTTCCTTCCTCATGATGCCAGATACACAACCAGTTATTGATAATGTGGCGCTTGTTGAATTTATTACGCGCACAGCACATGAAACGTCATTGGTCAATATTTATCCTGTTGCTGCTATCACCCAAGGTTTAGGTGGACAAGAAATTGCCGAATTCGGTTTATTAAAAAATGCAGGTGCTATCGCTTTTAGTGAAGGGAAAAAAACTCTTCAAAATTCATCTGTTATGCGACGCGCAATGACTTATGCGCGTGATTTTGATGTCACTTTGATTCATGAAACACAAGACAAAGATCTTACAGGTCAAGGTGTTATGAACGAAGGTTTATTGGCAAGTTGGCTTGGCCTTTGTGGAATTCCGCGTGAAGCGGAAATCATTCCATTGGAAAGAGATTTACGACTGGCTGCATTAACACAAGCACGCTATCACGCTGCACAAATATCAACAGCTATGTCTGCCGATGCTATTCGTTTAGCAAAACAGAACAATACAAAAATTTCAGCCGGCGTATCCATTAATCATTTATCCCTTAATGAAAATGATGTCGGTGAATATCGTACCTTTTTCCGTTTAATGCCTCCACTGCGTGCAGAAGAAGATCGTATAGCAATGATTGAAGCAATAAAAGATGGAACAGTTGATATTATTGTTTCTTCTCATGACCCTCAAGATGTTGATACAAAACGCTTACCATTCCAAGACGCTCAAGCAGGTGCTATTGGCATGGAAACTCTCTTAAGTGTGGCTTTACTCCTCTATCACAATGAAATGATATCTCTTTTGAGGTTGACTGAACTCTTATCAACAGCACCTGCAAAACTCTTTGGTCTTAATGCTGGAACACTCATAAAAGGTGCTAATGCAGATCTCATTTTAGTTGATCTTGATGAACCATGGATACTATCTTCAGATATGCTTCATTCACGTTCAAAAAACACACCATTTGAGAACACACACTTTCAAGGACGTGTTATCCAAACACTTGTTAAAGGCCAGTCAGTGTTTAAGCTTGATCAACAAATTAAATGA
- a CDS encoding acyl-CoA dehydrogenase family protein, which produces MSALFMQNGHRKNAFLSDTLMFRIASNLPASLLASFEEIGAFVASHEARDLSRLANHHRPILRYNTEWSQLTEQLEIHPAYDTLQRYSRQVGLSTSLWENIASESGIRYQARAIRLALSAGLETGHLNEVIITSAAIAVLIGDIKLFKRWRNVLLSRQYDSSLKPIDDKKGASLTCAFDNVAKSEKYPSSFPIAQKVSFDEKMGRDLYHLNSVKTNVINPVADGYLVSAEIDGHLSCFLVPRVQENGAINNISIHYLLQRSGEYSVPEGVVHFQGSYGWLLGNIGEGAKIIKDIETMTRFDQSVISTGVLRAALQFGIDFFRQKMPNQPLPPLTERIFADIALDIAASQALVLRLARAFDNATNSRAEAAFARIMTPIIACHVNQLVVPIVSEIIAQLGLESFVEGNPLSQMLHDGSARIVRNNDSNQLVRDAILIANKAPGLFQQLLEKIATNIGSAGPRAVEIIKSAIHMASTNEGAGRFFVEQVAYAAATASLRYKEMEYIVNAYMESRLGGQWRLSYGMMIARYNPGQLLEILYPSV; this is translated from the coding sequence ATGAGTGCTCTGTTTATGCAGAATGGCCACCGAAAAAATGCGTTTCTTAGTGATACACTTATGTTTCGTATTGCATCTAATTTGCCTGCATCTTTATTAGCAAGTTTTGAAGAAATAGGGGCATTTGTAGCTAGCCATGAAGCACGAGATCTCTCCCGTTTAGCAAATCACCATCGCCCCATATTACGCTATAATACCGAATGGAGCCAATTAACAGAACAGTTAGAAATTCACCCTGCCTATGATACTCTTCAAAGATATTCTAGACAAGTGGGGTTAAGTACTTCACTGTGGGAAAATATAGCTTCGGAAAGTGGAATACGTTATCAGGCACGTGCTATTCGTTTAGCTTTATCTGCCGGTCTGGAAACCGGTCATTTGAATGAGGTTATTATAACAAGTGCAGCTATTGCAGTATTAATTGGTGACATTAAGTTATTTAAAAGATGGCGAAACGTTCTTTTGTCACGTCAATATGATTCATCCCTCAAGCCTATTGATGATAAAAAAGGTGCTTCTCTTACTTGCGCTTTTGATAATGTTGCAAAAAGTGAAAAATATCCTTCTAGTTTTCCAATTGCTCAGAAAGTTTCTTTTGATGAAAAGATGGGGCGTGATCTGTATCATTTAAATAGTGTGAAAACCAATGTTATTAATCCGGTCGCTGATGGATATCTTGTCAGTGCGGAAATAGATGGTCATTTAAGCTGCTTTTTAGTTCCACGTGTGCAAGAAAATGGTGCAATAAATAATATCTCAATTCATTATTTATTGCAGCGTTCTGGAGAATATTCAGTGCCAGAGGGGGTTGTCCATTTCCAAGGCAGTTATGGTTGGCTTTTGGGAAATATTGGGGAGGGGGCTAAAATAATTAAAGATATCGAGACTATGACACGCTTTGATCAGTCTGTGATATCAACAGGTGTTTTGCGCGCAGCACTTCAATTTGGCATAGACTTTTTTCGACAAAAAATGCCAAATCAGCCTTTACCACCACTAACAGAGCGTATTTTTGCTGATATTGCACTTGATATTGCTGCTTCACAAGCATTGGTTTTACGTTTAGCACGGGCATTTGATAATGCTACAAATAGTCGCGCTGAAGCAGCTTTTGCACGTATTATGACGCCTATTATTGCTTGTCATGTAAATCAATTAGTTGTTCCTATTGTTAGTGAAATTATTGCACAGCTTGGTTTAGAAAGTTTTGTGGAAGGCAATCCATTATCGCAAATGTTACATGATGGATCTGCACGGATAGTTAGAAATAATGATTCTAATCAATTGGTGAGGGACGCGATTCTTATAGCTAATAAAGCACCTGGATTATTTCAGCAACTGTTAGAAAAAATTGCAACTAATATTGGGTCAGCAGGTCCGCGAGCAGTTGAAATTATCAAATCTGCTATCCATATGGCTTCAACAAATGAAGGAGCAGGTCGTTTTTTTGTTGAGCAAGTGGCATATGCTGCTGCAACTGCATCATTACGTTATAAGGAAATGGAATATATTGTAAATGCTTACATGGAAAGCCGCCTTGGAGGACAATGGAGACTATCCTATGGTATGATGATTGCACGATATAATCCCGGACAATTATTGGAGATTCTTTATCCTTCTGTGTGA
- the ruvX gene encoding Holliday junction resolvase RuvX gives MAVINIHEITTHLLPKQTIAGLDLGTKTIGIAISDISLTFSNPRPVIQRKKFTLDALTLVQIFNNENVGVAVIGLPVNMDGSNGPRVQATRTFVSNMGAYTKIPFVFWDERLSTIAAQRSLLEMDVSRAKRAARIDSAAAAFILQGVLDRIQNLNHTEG, from the coding sequence ATGGCTGTCATTAACATACATGAAATTACTACACATCTTTTACCCAAACAAACGATAGCAGGTTTGGATTTGGGCACAAAAACTATCGGAATTGCTATTTCTGATATCAGTTTAACCTTTTCAAATCCACGTCCCGTCATTCAGCGAAAAAAATTTACATTAGATGCCCTTACACTTGTTCAAATCTTTAATAATGAAAATGTAGGGGTTGCCGTTATTGGCTTGCCTGTTAACATGGATGGAAGTAACGGCCCTCGTGTTCAAGCAACCCGAACTTTTGTTAGCAATATGGGAGCATATACAAAAATTCCATTTGTTTTTTGGGATGAACGATTGTCAACAATTGCTGCACAACGCTCCCTTTTAGAAATGGATGTATCGCGCGCTAAAAGAGCAGCCCGTATTGATTCTGCAGCTGCTGCTTTTATATTACAAGGCGTTCTTGATAGAATTCAGAACCTAAATCACACAGAAGGATAA
- the gatC gene encoding Asp-tRNA(Asn)/Glu-tRNA(Gln) amidotransferase subunit GatC, which yields MSVDNKTVKRVAHLARIAIHDDETERMTKEFNAILEFVEQLNEVDINGVEPLTSVMPMALRMREDNITDGNKAAEIVANAPITEENFFLVSKVVE from the coding sequence ATGTCTGTTGATAATAAAACAGTCAAAAGAGTGGCACATTTAGCGCGTATTGCTATTCATGATGATGAAACAGAACGCATGACAAAGGAATTTAATGCCATTTTAGAGTTTGTAGAACAACTTAATGAAGTTGATATCAATGGAGTTGAACCATTAACATCGGTAATGCCTATGGCTTTGCGAATGCGTGAAGATAATATTACAGATGGTAATAAAGCTGCAGAAATTGTAGCAAATGCACCTATAACAGAAGAAAATTTCTTTCTTGTTTCAAAGGTCGTCGAGTAA